The genomic region CTTCTTTTTTGGCGGTCACATCCTTGATTGTCCTGATATCTTTGACATCGACCGCCCTCATATCCACGATGTTTTTAATGGGAAACGAGATTTTAAACTGGTTTTCGATAACGACGATCTTCATGAGGTTGAGTTCCCGTTCGTCGATGTGAAGGAGTTCGGAAAGGGCGAGAACGGGGATGATTTCTCCACGGACATTGATGATTCCCAGAATATAGGAGGGAGTAAAGGGAATGGGCGATATCTCGTTATCGTCCT from Spirochaetales bacterium harbors:
- a CDS encoding chemotaxis protein CheW, which encodes MKQKNKVEEIIRAIDKQKGEKEQEERITKEYLIIDCQTRLIGIQIEYLREVLDLKDDNEISPIPFTPSYILGIINVRGEIIPVLALSELLHIDERELNLMKIVVIENQFKISFPIKNIVDMRAVDVKDIRTIKDVTAKKEDQFISDEFDYHGTVVSIMDIPKLFLSHYIL